In Dendropsophus ebraccatus isolate aDenEbr1 chromosome 13, aDenEbr1.pat, whole genome shotgun sequence, the sequence agccaaagccaggaacagactaaacggggaacaggtcataaaggaaagactaagatttctcctcttttcacatccattcccggctttggcttcaaaaatctttcagataaatctctctgtgtaaaggtacccttaggctatgttcacactatgtaagtaccggagtgatcacagctgtgattactacggtacttacgtagtgctgcacctgagggaatcctggacgaagtgtatacacataggtggagatttatcaaacatggtgtaaagtgaaacggactcagttgccccgagcaaccaatcagattccacctttcattcctcacagactatggaaaatgaaaagtggaatctgattggttgctaggggcaactgagccagttttacgtcagttttctgtggccgctattcactgaatagctgccTCAGAAAATCTTGTCAGTCCACACAATGGGGCGTGCGGCTCCGGAATtctgggaattcggatgcgggcacgcatggatgcgcccacatgAGAATTCAGCGGCACTGAAGATCATccaaccgggtcacggaacggccattgtctaacgttgtgtgaacatggccatatattGCACTTACATTTTGGGGGATGTGATCACGACACAAGTGATTGCGTCCATTTAAGTTTACAACTTCCATTACAGCTGCCCATAtgtcctgctgtgctcccccatgtATATGCACGCTCAGCTAAGCATGCAGCTGCTCTCAAGAAGGaattgggggggatggggggaataACAGGTTTAGCAGACATTTGTCAATGTATATGATATCACTACTTAATCAGTCACTTAATCTTTAGGGGTTAATCTTTAATCtttaggggttgtccagcactcaagtttttttttttaacaaaaggtATGAAAAAAAGAAggtatactcacctaccctgatcctccACAGCACCCGCTTCTCTCAGCTACTCCCGGATGACTCATGCTTgtgtcctgctcagccattcagtgattggggcaggacacaaggaacCAGTAAGAAGCTGAGAGGACTGAGGACATTAAACATTGGTGCAGAAGCTGTGGAGGATCAGGGGTAGGTAAGTACCACTTTATTGTTACATTAATCATTTCTTATCCCTAGACAACAAACTACACAAAGACCACAACAAAGTATACTCAGCCAGGGCAGGTCTGTAGAAAAgaatatttatttacatttttacaatGGTTTTGTGGGTACAGCCACTGCTGTGTACAGTTACatttatacaaatatatacataggAAGGACAGCAGGAAACTAGTTTTTGTTCTTGAATACCTGTATGAATATTGACATAGCAAAGGTGTGTTATTTGTAGGGAAGGCGAGCCGTTCTCAGCTTACCTGTACGAGAAGCAGCTACAGTGACCATCAATGAATGTCAATGGACGCCGGAGGTTTGACTAATAGTATGCCGGCGAAATCTGTGATAAAGCAACACTCCACTTGTGAGCAGATTACGTGTTCTGGCCGGGGAGGGGAGGATGGATGAGGGGTTAATGTTTGCCTATGACATGTTGTGGTACCAAGAATACTCACCTCCCTGATCCCCCACCACTTCTATCCTGAGGTTACCCAATCAAATATATCATTGCACAAGAAAAcactctctcagccaatcagattaTGGGGCGGGTCATCACTATGGTCACAGAATGTAGATATCGGGACCAGGAAACAGTGATCAGTGGTGGGAGTAGGGAGAGGtgagtacttgtaatcaatcctGTAATATTCCTGGCCTGTAAATCTCAGATTTGATATAaacattggagttttttttagttttcatcaTTCCATCTTCAATCACATAACAAGCCGCCTACCTTTCTGCACCATAAACCTTCAATCTATCATTATTTGTAATCCTGGATTTCATCACATTATCACAACAAGGGGAAATCCATTCAAACATCTTCTGATTCCGATAAGTCTTTTTCCATTCTAATAAGCCTCAATGGGAATTCCTTATGTTGCGTCAGATTTACAGAATTCTTACATCCCACATTATTTTCtccggatttcccctttaaattacaattttttcttcCTACATCCTGATTTGACTTTCTATCATTTCACCTTCTGAAATCCTTTCCCGTCTACttacatcctcatcctcctcccttttcatcatctgaCAACTTTGCTTTTCCATTCGATATTTCTCCATTTCGTAACTTTCCCCACCACTACGTAACAGGAGTACCGCGAGTACGTTTTAACCCTAGATGGGAAGCCCACTGAAATTATAATTTTTTGCCAGATATTGTttacttaaaggaattatccacgATTAGAAAACACAGCTGTTTTCTCCCAgatacagcgccacccttgtccttcgTTTATATGTGGTATGACAGCTTGGTTCTAGTAAAGTGAATGAAGAaaagatgtaataccacacacaacctgagggcagggtggcgctgtttctggaagaaagtagataGGTTTTTGTAATCctaaataatccctttaagatggcCATACAGATCAGATATATGTGGACTGAACCCAGCTGATGacctgggtatatagtatggTGGCTCCCCAATTTTTGCCACTTTACAAGCTATATCAGAGGTATGTTCCATTAGATGGCTGTATATGCTTGTGTGTGATCTATAAAGCTCTATCAGTGCTAGAACTACAGCTTCACTATTGTATTGGGGGCTTCAGATTAATGGGCTAATATTAAAAGGGGTCTCCGCCTTGGACCTTCCCCATCCGTTACTTTAAGCAGATGATAAAGTATTACCCCACTTGGATCCCAGGGACCTGTGGAGAAAGTGTTCAGTTTACCTGCAGCACCACCTCAGGACAAACGAAGCATTACAGCATCCATTCAAACCAATGAGTTATCTGGACAGGTCGGGTCCTCCAAAGccagagacactctttgtaacgGTTCACTCTAGCCAGGACGTGAGGATCCTCCTCTATGAACTCTATACGAAAGCCGCTGACTCATGATATATCTTACATTTtaacaataaatatataaattgtgGTCAAAGTGATAAATCAAGTAAAATATCAATTAAGGGAACTTATTGCTAAGATCTTCAGGGGCCAGAAAGTGCAGGGAATTGGAGATCTACAATCGTGGGGAGGCCATTGGATGAGCACACTAAAGATTAGGCTTCTCTATAGTCCTAGAACACATTGATCAATGATTTAGGTATCATATGAATCACTAATGCTTATTTAAATAgggtatccaggattagaaaaaaaaaactcagctaCTTTCTTGCTTAAACGTGCAGATAACATAACCAGCCGGTTACCGGACCAAAGACGAAGCCCCGTGCAACTTGGGTCAGCGCAGGAGTATTGTAgcatatatgtggtggtatcgATCAGCTCCGTGTACTTGCTGACGGTATACACCAACCACACTGGATATAGTAGAACAGTtacttttattgcaacgcgtttcggccttcACAATTAAAATAAAggcctttttttaaattgtgaaggccgaaacgcgttgcaataaaagtaACTGTTCTACTATATCCAGTGTGGTTGGTGTATACCGTCAGCAAGTACACGGAGCTGATcgataccaccacatatatgcTACAATACCCCTGCGCTGACCCAAGTTGCACGGGGCTTCGTCTTTGGTCCGGTAACCGGCTGGTTACGTTATCTGCacattttcctcccactttggtgATGATACCCCGGAACAGCCGCGGAGTTCTACCTTTCATGCcttcaatagagttgtgcctaaccTTGCACAACTCCATCAGGTGAGTGGCCCCTTGTAGTCATTTACCACTATATATCTGGCCTCCACCTGCTACACAaggaagcgccccccccccccctctctcctttttTCATTTCTTGCTTAAACAGCGCCATCCCTATCCTCagattgtatgtggtattacaatgcagCTCCAGTCACTTGAATGGACAGGAGTGGCGGTGTTTCTGGAAGTAACAACTGAGTAAAAACAATTATTGGATTAAtattgcccccggcaaccaatcagattccacctttaattttccaaagagtctgtgaggaatgaaaggtggaatctgattggttgctaggggcaactgagccagtttcactttacatagtAATAGTCAAACCAGTTATCTATAGCAGAAAAGGAGTTTCACAGTTGATGGGTAGTCCAGAAAAGGATGCCAGGAGCTGGGGCTGGTCGACTGAGCAATAGCAGCATACAATGAGAGCTATGGAAAGACGCAACGTTGCTTCTTGTAAATGGATTCCACAGTCTGTTCTCCCATTGAGGGATTTTATtgcaccttatagatggctatgGTCAGCCTCGAAGGCAACTTTTACAAAGTTTATAAAGTTTTTGGAACTTTTTTGTAAGTCCCCTTTCTCTACACATAAGAACCATGACCGTTCATACAGGAGGCTGAAGGAAGCCCTACGTGATGTGATCTCCTGAAATGTCCGCGTCCATACCATACTCTCCAATATCTCGTCTTCACAGTGCATTGAAACTTCGTATCACATTTCGACAATGGTGGCCGTCAAAGTGACGCAACATCAGGAACCTGAGTGTTTACCGTGACCGCCATGCCCGATGCGTGAgtgaattctcatagaaaacagaACCGTCTCTTGTCGGGTGCAAATATTATTGTCTCCAATAATGTACCACCTGTGGAAACATCTCAATCCTTGTAAGTGGTCTCCAACCCGGTGTCGACTCATTGTCTTGTCTTACGTACATAACGGGTTCAGACAAAGCAAAAATATTTCTTCCACCGACACTTGGAAAGTCTTTTAAAACCCTTTGAGTTCAACTTTTTCTCTAGCCTGGCCTTGTGTCCGATGGCGCTGAGAATGGCCGTGTCGAATACGTCCTTGAGGTTCTTCTGAGTCAATGCGGAACACTCTACGTACGTCTGGGCTCTTATTTTCTGCGCCACCGCCTGCGCTTGGGACTCGCTGATGGGTCGGACGCGGAGTTTATTTAAGTTGATCAATACATTAACATCGTCTCTAAGGTCGGTCTGAGTTCCCACCAAAACCACCGGGGTGTGCGGGCTGTGGGTGCGGATTTCGGGAATCCATTTCTCGGTGACGTTCTGGAAGGAGCTGGGGTTGACCACGCTGAAGCACACCAGAAAGACATCGGTTTCTGGATAGCATAGTGAGCGGAGGTGGTCAAAGTCTTCCTGCGGAGAAGAAAACAAAGATGAAGTCATATCTCCCATCTGAGATTTGGCTATAGGAGCAATAAACAGTATTCTGGACACTTCAAAGAAAAGCTTCAAATCCGCTTGATAAGAATACGGCTTACTTGGTTAATGTTATACAACTCAATACACAAGCCGAGTAAGCATTACACCACCCGTAAAGATAGTGGacaaaagaaaaaagtgcaaagtCATCAAAACTGACGAGGGTGTCATGATAGATGGCGGGGTACAAAAGGAGTAAGCAACGTAACATTCAACTCCCATTCCTGTTCTTCATACCTGGATGCAACTTAGCCACCTTAGGTGTATGGCTATCATTCCCGATCCCCCACCCATATACATAAATACTCATCTTGGCTTTATTCTCCAACATCTACAAGGCAGAAGCCCATTGTATACATTATGTATTGTTCAGCTGATACACCTCAAACATATCTGCCTAACATTACTCCCATGGCCCATTGAGAAAACGACACGGTATATGGCCGCCCTTAACCAATACAGCCCGTAGGCCGACTCTCTAAGGTTTATGGGGGGGCCTAGTGATTCTTCATTGACAGATGATGTCAAGGAAGAAAAGGGTCGTAGGATGGATTTTTAACGCCCTCGACCCTgatgttcttggagggataagctggTGCCAGAGCAGTCTTTGAGAGTTTGTCCAACAGTTATGGAAAGTGTATGggcgccttaaaggagaagtccagtgtcgggcaattttttcaaaagagccagggaggaggtggctgaacagaaCACCTAGCACCTACCTCCCCAGGGTCCGTTGTCCCCCactccggccacttcctggtctgagcagggacctgggttgtgacgtgccagcccactcagccagtcagcagctgcagaGGGGTCCCActtcggccactgactggctgagtgggtctaACATGTCACGActtgggtccccgctcagaccaggaagccggGTGATGAGGAACTGGAGCAAAGGACAGCAGACCCCAACGATGGAGCCGGGAGATAGACCCATGTTGttctgttcagccacctcctccccggatcCTTTGAAAAAAATGCTTGACGCCGGACATCCCTTTAAGTTGGTATTACATTCTGCACACACAAGTAGACCCTCCACCCTCAAGCCATGCCTGGCTATTTGGGGGCTGGGTATGCTTTTGAAGAAAATCGTTCTTCAGCAAAGATTTCATGTCTGATCCTTTCAGCTGTTACGTTACTCCAAGCAGCAAGACAAATGTGTCGGAGCGTCTATCAGAAAACATTCCTTATACCGGTGCTCGTCCTTCAAAAAGCAACTCGCAATGCCGGATCTTACATGAACCAAATAATCCCCAAAACTCTAAATCAATAATACAAATAAATCCTCTCCTTACCTGTCCGGCAGTGTCACAGAGCTGGATCCGTACCGGTGACCCGTCcacctgcacctgaactggaaaaagAAGACGGACAAGTTAATAGCAAGAAAAGATCAAAGATACAAACAACTATAACTGTGCACAGTCTCGGGAGCGAGAGGCTGCGTCCTCGTACAgtctaaggctcggttcacactacgtatatttgaggctgtatgtttgaggctgtatagcaaccaaaacaaggagtggattgaaaacacagaaaggatctgttcacataatgttgtaattgagtggatggccgtcatttaatggcaaatatttgctgttattttaaaacaaaggctgttatattgaaataatggccgttctttactgttatatggcggccatccactcaatttcaccattgtgtgaacatatcctttctgggttttcaatccactcctggttttggttgctatgaggacctgacatgaggaccaaatacagcctgaaatatacatagtgtgaacccagcctcaaataGCAAAAGAGCATTGGCCAGAAATCTGGCCACACATATTAAATGggcgctgtcactttaaaaaacttttcatattttaaagagatgtcaaaagttttgatcacttgAGGTCCGAGTGGGGTGAAGTGCATGCCAAGTGTGTTCTCTCCTGACACTGTACCATGTGATCGAGATGTGAACCCTATATAAAGGCAATGAGACCGTATCGGTCAGAGGCACGGAGAGCGGGAAGAGAACTGCTCAGCCCTTCAGTTCATATTAGATGGTCATTAAACCTTCTGTATATGGTGGGCTATAGTGACCTTGTGTAGATCTGCATCCCCACACATAGTTGTTGTGTATATCGGGGTTATTCATATATGAACGGTGTATAAGAAGAGAGGATTGTGAACAGTGGAATCATATACATAATCACATACACGGCAGCGCAGACTATTGATTTAGTCACTCTCTCATCCAACCAGTTTTCATGCAAAGATCTATGGGAACCAGTTCAATTGTTAAAGGGAAAATGTTGGCTTGTGTCTTTAGTTTACAGCCCGTGCGTGTCATAGGGTTGGTGTGGGAGGAGGGGCGCTCAGGCTTTTTTGCAATGAAAATACAGTAAAAGCGTTTGAAGCAAGGAAGACTGGTTTGGGTTACACGTCGGCTTCTCGTGACCTCGGGCCGCTCAACATTATTGTCTTGCATCTCCGGTATTAAAACTTGTTTGCCAATAATGGGCGACCTGAGTTCATCGGACTTTGAGCCTGTCCCAAAATAAGaccaaaaaaaatatacaaagagGACAGATGTGTGAGGTCACAACACGATAGTAAGCAGATCTTCACGGCTAGATTGTTGAAGGAGTAATCTGTCATTACAAGAAGAATTTGCCATGTCTCTTGGATTAGTCAGGTTTTGGACAGCCCGCTCTGTGTCTGTAAGCAAGACTGTCCCATAGACCTGTATTGGTCACGTGGCACAGAAAACCCTCTAAGTACACACTTCACAAGTGATTGGTGGTGGGTTCTAAACCCTCAGATGGAGACCTATAAAAACGGCATAGAGACTGCGCCCACTTACAGAGAAAAATCACCCCTTACTGATCCCCCGCTGATGGTGTTCTGGGCCTACCATAGCCCTGCTGGTCTTCATTTCTTGGTCCTATCTTGACGCTCAAGAAGCAGAAGAGAATGCCTGTTTAACAACCAAGGACTCAAGTtgcctcaaccaatcactggccgactTGACATTTCCTGTGTGCCAGGGAAGGTGGCATGTACCACAATGGAAGCAGCCGGGACGGGGGGCAAATCAAAGAGGAGAGTAATGCCTAGACTGGAAacaatggatacagccataggcatccaacttctgtagccaaTCATTTGGGTTATGCTGCAGAGCCCGAACAGTTcagcctctccgctcaacactactgaccACCAAGTAGGGAGGTCCACAGAAACGATGGCTGGATCATCCGTGTGGCCCACTGCTTACAACATTTGTTGGTCGCACATTCCCTAATAAAGGGGAGGGTGTGTTATCAACAAAAAGAGTAAATTTTTAGCGGGTCAGAACAAAGTGATCAGCCGACGAATGAGCAGTGATTACGGTCTCTAATACACAAGGGGATACCGGCATGCTTGGTAATAGCCCTGTGTAATGGGGCCCCTAGGGTGGTCGTGGATATAAAGCCGACATACAAGTcctaaccaaccccccccccaacaccattTATAAATTCTTTCAGTTCAATTACAAGAGAACACCGGTGTATGACTATCGGTAAGTCTCCCCAAATCTGGCGATTACCCATAATCCCTTGTCACTTCTACGCGCAACAAGTtttcttttaatggcagacagAAGTAGCTCTATGAGAATACAGATGCATACGTGTGGAGTGTAAGTTGGGTgaacccctatagatggtcccgctAGGCACAAACACAGCATGACCTTCATAAATATTAAAAAACTTCCACTGAAAATAATCTGGTTAGGACGGCCCCATATTTGTTTGCATGGGTGTAACGTGTAAACCAATATGGCGATGCGTTGTGGAAAGCTTGATAGGAAATAACAAACCAACATAAGAAGAAAGGAAAGGATTACTGCGGCCGGGGTGCACACCAACACACAAGAAGAGCAGCAACAAACACCCAAAAGAAATCTAAAAAGGTGAAACCAGTTGAAGAGCTCCCCGCTGGGAGGCCGAAACAATGAGAAACCAGCGGGAAAAGCTCTAATGTAAAGTGCTCGGACTCTCAGAGAAATCTCAATATGAATAGACTGTGTTCTCAGTCCTGTGAGGACCCATTAAATGCTAAGAAGGACTGACAGAATCCAAGCACTGTATATACTCCCAATGTAAACAAGGGCAACAAAGGGAAGGAAAAACCCCTGcccaaaaagaacaaaaattataGAAAATATGGACTATTTAGTAAACAAAGTAAAGTCCCATAGATACTGTATGGATGAAACCATCGTCCACCATCCTTACATAGAACATCCTCACATCTTCGTATATCATCTCACATATAACAtcctaaaataaaatataatatcctACATATAACGTCctcatatatatctcatatatagCACCCCTCACATATAGCACCCCTtacatatatatctcatatatagCACCCCTCACATATATGCCACATATAGAACCCCTCACATATATATCACCCCTCACATATATGTTCCATATAGCACCCCtcacatatatatatcacatatagcacccctcacatacatatcacccctcacatatatatatatcacatatagcatccctcacatatatatcacatatagcacccctcacatatatatcacatatagcatccctcacatatatatcacatatagcacccctcacatatatatcacatatagcacccctcacatatatatcacatatagcatccctcacatatatatcacatatatcacccCTCACATATATGTCCCATATAGCATCCCTCACATATATGCCACATATAGCACCcctcacatatatatcacatatagcacccctcacatacatatcacccctCACATATATGTCCCATATAGCACCCCTCACATATATGTCCCATATAGCATCCCTCAGATATATGTCCCATATAGCACCCCTCACATATATGTCCCATATAGCATTCCTCACATATATGTCCCATATAGCACCCCTCACATATACCACTCctcacatatatatcccccctcacATATATGTCCCATATAGCACCcctcacatatatatcacatatagcaTCCCTCACATATATGTCCCATATAGCACCCCTCACATATACCAcccctcacatatatatatatcacccctcACATATATGTCCCATATAGCACCCCTCACATATACCTCACATATAGCACCCCTCACATATATATCACCCCTCACATATATGTCCCATATAGCACCcctcacatatatatcacatatagcaCCCCTCACATATATGTCCCATATAGCATCCCTCACATATATGCCACATATAGCATCCCTCACATATATGTCCCATATAGCACCCCTCACATATACCACCCCtcacatatatatccccctcaCATATATGTCCCATATAGCACCcctcacatatatatcacatatagcaTCCCTCACATATATGTCCCATATAGCACCCCTCACATATATCACCCCTCACATATATGTCCCATATAGCACCCCTCACATATATGTCCCATATAGCACCcctcacatatatatcacatatagcacccctcacatatatatcacatatagcaCCCCTCACATATATGTCCCATATAGCACCcctcacatatatatcacatatatcacccCTCACATATATGTCCCATATAGCACCCCTCACATATATGTCCCATATAGCACCcctcacatatatatcacatatagcacccctcacatatatatcacatatagcaACCCTCACATATAGCACCcctcacatatatatcacatatatatacacacacatagtactGTTGCATTTAGCACatgtaaatatataatataatgtaattgtAGTGTACAGGATTTATAGCCAGGAATTATACAGTAAATGGGATCCTATTAACCATGTAATGACTGGGGAGTTGTTCGGCTTAATGACCAGACACGGATCAGTTTGTCGTCTACAAGGCGGCCGTACATATCACATAGCTGTCGGCTGAGGAAGCCATTGACGGACAGCTATCTCCCGAGTGGTGAGAACAATCAGATCTATCAGATGGTGACAATGGCAGCAGGTTGTCCCATACACATATAGTAATGGCACAGGGGAGGTGGTGGGGCCTATCAGCTTCTAGCTATGCCTCCGGCTACTGTTACCCAGGGCATGGCTACCTACTGGCATCAGTAACACTGACCACACACATCAATGGGGGATGAGTATCCAGCTCCCATACAGAATTACTCTGCTGGGGTGGAAGgcc encodes:
- the RHOV gene encoding rho-related GTP-binding protein RhoV, giving the protein MPPQVMLDCSEGDRLSPQLSGSLRRRSSSRPNSQELGIKCVLVGDGAVGKTSLVVSYTINGYPTEYQPTALDTYSVQVQVDGSPVRIQLCDTAGQEDFDHLRSLCYPETDVFLVCFSVVNPSSFQNVTEKWIPEIRTHSPHTPVVLVGTQTDLRDDVNVLINLNKLRVRPISESQAQAVAQKIRAQTYVECSALTQKNLKDVFDTAILSAIGHKARLEKKLNSKGFKRLSKCRWKKYFCFV